One Edaphobacter lichenicola DNA window includes the following coding sequences:
- a CDS encoding ExbD/TolR family protein: MAFSTKGHTQTALAEINITPLVDVVLVLLLIFMLTAPVLQSGVEVAIPKTRSVNQLTEERMVVTIDREQNVFLQDKPVNVNQLPTLLRSTGKADPSKRIIYLRADERVPFGAFASVMDAVKQAGITNISIVTQPIQK, encoded by the coding sequence ATGGCCTTCTCCACCAAGGGACACACCCAGACCGCGCTCGCCGAGATCAACATCACGCCGCTGGTCGACGTCGTTCTTGTGCTCCTGCTCATCTTCATGCTCACAGCACCCGTTCTCCAGTCCGGTGTAGAGGTCGCGATTCCCAAGACGCGCTCCGTCAATCAACTCACCGAAGAGCGCATGGTCGTCACCATCGACCGCGAGCAGAACGTCTTCCTGCAGGACAAGCCCGTCAACGTCAACCAGCTCCCCACGCTGCTGAGATCCACCGGCAAAGCCGACCCGTCCAAGCGCATCATCTACCTGCGAGCCGACGAGCGCGTGCCCTTCGGCGCCTTCGCCTCCGTCATGGATGCGGTCAAGCAGGCCGGCATCACCAACATCAGCATCGTCACCCAGCCGATCCAGAAGTGA
- a CDS encoding MotA/TolQ/ExbB proton channel family protein: MVWTLSLALYLLQEDPSAAAPPAASNTSALLEMIHNSGPVAFAVLVILLLASIFSWAIMFSKWSSFSRAHTQSQRFVRAFRKSTRLSEIAAVADQFRPSPLVAVFTEIHDEYQRQNGGRGLPRNPVALERAAQTASSEALTTMESRMTWLATIAAIAPFIGLFGTVMGIIDAFHGLGTAGAATLRAVAPGISEALITTAAGLVVAIPAVVGYNQLTARLREFAARMDDFGRELLNAIENAAMITPSQHSQPPQPPQPQPEEIRRRTF; the protein is encoded by the coding sequence ATGGTCTGGACCCTTTCGTTAGCTCTCTACCTTCTCCAGGAAGACCCCTCCGCCGCCGCGCCCCCTGCGGCCTCCAACACCAGCGCCCTGCTGGAGATGATCCATAACAGCGGCCCTGTCGCCTTCGCCGTCCTGGTCATCCTGCTTCTCGCCAGCATCTTCTCCTGGGCCATCATGTTTTCCAAGTGGTCCAGCTTCAGCAGAGCCCATACCCAGAGCCAGCGCTTCGTCCGGGCCTTTCGCAAATCGACTCGCCTCAGCGAAATCGCCGCCGTAGCCGACCAGTTCAGGCCCAGCCCACTCGTCGCCGTCTTCACCGAGATCCACGACGAGTACCAGCGTCAGAACGGAGGACGCGGCCTCCCCCGCAATCCCGTCGCACTAGAACGCGCCGCTCAAACCGCCTCGAGCGAAGCCCTCACCACAATGGAGAGCCGCATGACCTGGCTCGCCACCATCGCCGCCATCGCTCCCTTCATCGGCCTCTTCGGCACCGTCATGGGCATCATCGACGCCTTCCACGGCCTCGGCACCGCAGGCGCCGCAACCCTCCGCGCCGTCGCACCCGGCATCTCTGAGGCCCTCATCACCACCGCCGCAGGCCTCGTCGTCGCCATCCCAGCCGTCGTCGGCTACAACCAGCTCACCGCCCGTCTCCGTGAGTTCGCCGCACGCATGGACGACTTCGGCCGCGAGCTTCTCAACGCCATCGAGAACGCAGCCATGATCACGCCCAGCCAGCACAGCCAACCGCCACAACCGCCCCAGCCGCAGCCCGAAGAGATCCGCCGGAGGACCTTCTAG
- the recN gene encoding DNA repair protein RecN encodes MLLELRAENYAVIDRAVATFGLGLNLLTGETGAGKSILIDALALLLGGKASADFVRHGEEKAVVSCVFELTPGAAAILETNGIDSESDHLLLRREILVSGKGRVFVNNQPATVGVLRQLAPELALVHSQGETMGSFDQAQQRILLDRFGAVSVDGVAEAFAAWRATTDKLDELQSAEQDRLRMADLWRFQSREIDQAGLSAEDEDVQLEAEKRVLGNAEKLYTAAMSAHELLYESESSAESALGAALKHVEELARYDARFQEPAQQLAAAKAIVEDVDAEVRDFADNVHAAPGRLEEIEDRLAALDRLKRKYGQSLKEVIDFGAEAARQLAEVENRDALLVELKAKQEKDAKAYKVVAAKLTAGRTEAAKRLEKLAEAQINDLAMSTRFHVRVTAEKSPENWTAHGLDQVECLIATNAGEPMKPLHEIASGGEMSRVMLALKVTVEEAASGGAGRKKKSVLPRTLVFDEIDIGIGGRAAEAVGRKLKTLSKGQQVLCITHLPQIAAFGDQHFLIEKTEKRGRTQTEVRRMEDSERTQEIARMLSGAKLTETSLKHAEHLLESSR; translated from the coding sequence ATGCTGCTGGAGTTGCGCGCGGAAAACTATGCTGTGATCGACCGTGCGGTCGCTACGTTCGGGCTGGGCCTTAACCTGCTGACTGGCGAGACGGGCGCGGGGAAGTCGATTCTGATCGATGCCCTGGCGCTGCTGCTGGGTGGAAAGGCGTCGGCTGACTTTGTTCGCCATGGGGAAGAGAAGGCGGTGGTCAGTTGCGTCTTCGAACTGACACCCGGGGCGGCTGCGATTCTTGAGACGAATGGGATCGACAGTGAGTCGGATCATCTTTTGCTGCGACGGGAGATCCTGGTTAGCGGCAAGGGGCGGGTGTTTGTGAATAATCAGCCGGCGACGGTTGGGGTGTTGCGACAGCTTGCGCCTGAGCTTGCGCTGGTGCACTCGCAGGGGGAGACGATGGGCTCGTTCGACCAGGCGCAGCAACGTATTTTGCTGGATCGCTTTGGTGCGGTGAGTGTCGATGGGGTGGCGGAGGCGTTTGCTGCGTGGCGGGCGACTACGGACAAGCTGGACGAGTTGCAGTCTGCTGAGCAGGACCGTTTGCGGATGGCGGATCTGTGGCGATTTCAGAGCAGGGAGATCGATCAGGCTGGGCTGAGTGCAGAGGATGAAGATGTTCAGCTTGAGGCCGAGAAGCGGGTGCTGGGGAATGCTGAGAAGCTTTATACGGCGGCGATGAGCGCGCATGAGCTGCTCTATGAATCGGAGAGCTCGGCGGAGAGTGCGCTGGGTGCGGCGTTGAAGCATGTGGAGGAGTTGGCGCGATATGATGCGCGGTTTCAGGAGCCTGCGCAACAGTTGGCAGCAGCGAAGGCGATCGTGGAAGATGTCGATGCCGAGGTGCGGGATTTTGCGGACAATGTTCATGCTGCGCCGGGTCGGCTGGAAGAGATTGAAGATAGATTGGCTGCACTCGACCGGTTGAAGCGGAAGTATGGGCAGAGCTTGAAAGAGGTTATCGACTTTGGTGCGGAGGCGGCGCGGCAGTTGGCTGAAGTTGAGAATCGTGATGCGCTGCTGGTGGAGCTGAAGGCGAAGCAGGAGAAGGATGCGAAGGCCTATAAGGTTGTCGCAGCGAAGCTTACCGCGGGGCGTACAGAGGCTGCGAAGCGACTGGAGAAGCTGGCTGAGGCGCAGATCAACGATCTTGCGATGAGCACGCGGTTTCATGTTCGCGTGACTGCGGAAAAGTCTCCGGAGAACTGGACCGCGCATGGGTTGGATCAGGTGGAGTGCCTGATCGCGACTAATGCTGGGGAACCCATGAAGCCATTGCATGAGATTGCATCGGGTGGTGAGATGTCGCGGGTGATGCTGGCGTTGAAGGTGACCGTGGAGGAGGCGGCGTCGGGAGGGGCGGGGAGGAAGAAGAAGTCGGTTCTTCCACGGACGCTGGTCTTTGATGAGATCGATATCGGCATCGGCGGACGGGCGGCAGAGGCGGTTGGGCGGAAGCTGAAGACGTTGTCCAAAGGCCAGCAGGTGCTGTGTATTACGCATCTGCCGCAGATTGCCGCATTTGGGGATCAGCACTTCCTGATCGAAAAGACGGAGAAGCGCGGACGCACTCAGACTGAGGTTCGTCGCATGGAGGATTCAGAGCGAACCCAGGAGATTGCGCGCATGTTGAGTGGGGCGAAGTTGACTGAGACGAGCCTCAAGCACGCTGAGCACTTGCTGGAGAGCAGCCGATGA
- a CDS encoding 4-hydroxy-3-methylbut-2-enyl diphosphate reductase, protein MTTTTLDHAAGTESGNKTKTKRVLLLKPRGFCAGVVRAIDIVQIALETFGAPIYVRKEIVHNSYVVTDLAKKGAIFVNELDEVPEGARVIYSAHGVSPAVRDRARERGLKVVDATCPLVTKVHVEAIKFAKQGYSLVLIGHRDHDEIEGTQGEAPDVTQVVSTVQEVADLVVPDPNRVAYLTQTTLSLDEARDMIQALKNKYPNIVGPHSQDICYATENRQVAVKNVAHGADLVLVVGSTNSSNSNRLVEVSKNLDTNSYLIDTADAIRPEWLDGVDTVAVTAGASAPEVLVKDVVEYLQTVGYGSVDEVEVMPENVRFGLPPEIVQAIASAPPVNR, encoded by the coding sequence GTGACTACAACCACCCTTGACCACGCTGCTGGAACCGAGAGCGGCAACAAAACGAAAACTAAGCGGGTTCTCCTCCTCAAGCCTCGCGGCTTCTGTGCCGGCGTCGTGCGTGCGATCGATATCGTGCAGATCGCGCTGGAGACCTTTGGCGCTCCGATCTATGTTCGCAAAGAGATTGTCCATAACAGCTATGTTGTGACCGACCTGGCGAAGAAGGGCGCAATCTTTGTCAACGAACTTGATGAGGTTCCAGAGGGTGCTCGGGTAATTTACTCGGCTCATGGAGTTTCGCCGGCGGTTCGTGACCGGGCGAGGGAACGCGGTTTGAAGGTGGTGGATGCGACCTGCCCGCTGGTGACGAAGGTTCACGTGGAGGCGATCAAGTTTGCCAAGCAGGGCTACTCGCTGGTGCTGATCGGTCATCGTGACCATGACGAGATTGAGGGCACGCAGGGCGAGGCTCCGGATGTAACCCAGGTGGTTTCGACGGTGCAGGAGGTCGCGGATCTGGTTGTGCCGGATCCGAATCGCGTGGCGTATCTGACGCAGACGACGTTGTCGCTCGATGAGGCCCGGGATATGATCCAGGCGCTCAAGAACAAGTATCCGAATATCGTTGGGCCGCACTCGCAGGACATCTGCTATGCGACAGAGAACCGGCAGGTTGCGGTGAAGAATGTTGCTCACGGAGCGGACCTGGTGCTGGTTGTCGGGTCGACCAATAGCTCCAACTCCAACCGCCTGGTTGAAGTTTCGAAGAATCTGGATACGAACTCGTATCTGATCGATACGGCAGATGCTATTCGGCCGGAGTGGCTTGATGGTGTTGATACGGTTGCTGTGACGGCTGGCGCTTCGGCTCCTGAGGTTCTTGTCAAGGATGTCGTCGAATATCTGCAGACTGTGGGCTATGGCTCGGTCGATGAGGTTGAAGTGATGCCGGAGAACGTGCGCTTTGGTCTGCCGCCGGAGATCGTTCAGGCGATTGCATCTGCTCCACCAGTAAACCGGTAA
- the shc gene encoding squalene--hopene cyclase, protein MGISASNPKSVDQPAQPRFGRMDVGLDRITDGVARAKDWLFEQQHPDGYWCGELEADSMLESDYIFMHTLLGTGEPGRMERAINEILRHQNDDGGWGLFPGGPSNISYGVKAYLALKLMGWSKDHPVLVKAREWVLAHGGVVECNTFTKIYLCALGQYDYDAVPAIPPEIVLFPNWCYFNIYEISSWSRGILVPLSIIYAKKPFKKLAPEQGIEELFVGGRENANLHLRWDKKKPLGWRNFFLAVDRVMHLAERVHIRPLRKVALKRAEAWMLERFEKSDGLGAIYPAMLNSIVALRCLGRSVDDPQLIRALDEFEKLGIDCPDGTDDYSTPTFRMQPCFPPVWDTAQAMYALGEAGVRRDDPRMLKAADWILSKEVRQKGDWAEKVKNVEPGGWYFEFNNEFYPDVDDTGQVLLALNCVENPRERYQYDACQRALNWIWAMQCKNGGWASFDRDNTKMIFQYIPFADHNAMLDPPTVDISGRMLEMLALYGVDRSDPRVEKAIQFILKEQESDGSWFGRWGVNYLYGTFLVLRGLEAMGFWNHEPAVQQAAEWIRMVQNADGGWGETCGTYDDPNQRGIGPSTPSQTAWAVLGLLAAGDTRSDSVAKGIRWLVDRQHEDGSWDELVPGRNGESYYTGTGFPRVFYLGYHLYKQYFPLLALTTYERAMKSGTAH, encoded by the coding sequence ATGGGTATATCTGCAAGTAATCCGAAGAGCGTTGATCAGCCGGCCCAGCCGCGTTTTGGCCGGATGGATGTTGGCCTGGATCGTATTACTGATGGTGTGGCGCGCGCCAAAGACTGGCTGTTCGAGCAGCAACATCCAGATGGGTACTGGTGCGGTGAGCTCGAAGCAGATAGCATGCTGGAGTCTGACTACATCTTTATGCATACGCTGCTGGGCACCGGCGAACCGGGCCGGATGGAACGCGCGATCAATGAGATTCTTCGGCACCAGAATGACGACGGAGGCTGGGGACTGTTTCCGGGTGGGCCGTCGAATATCAGCTATGGGGTCAAGGCTTATCTTGCTCTGAAGCTGATGGGATGGTCGAAGGATCATCCGGTGCTGGTGAAGGCTCGTGAGTGGGTGCTTGCACATGGCGGCGTCGTCGAGTGCAACACGTTTACGAAGATCTATCTGTGTGCGCTGGGTCAGTACGACTACGATGCTGTGCCCGCTATTCCGCCGGAGATCGTTCTCTTTCCAAACTGGTGCTACTTCAATATCTATGAGATCTCTTCGTGGTCGCGCGGCATTCTTGTTCCGCTTTCGATCATCTATGCGAAGAAGCCGTTCAAGAAGCTCGCTCCGGAGCAGGGGATCGAGGAGCTTTTTGTGGGCGGCCGCGAGAATGCCAATCTGCATCTTCGCTGGGATAAAAAGAAGCCATTGGGTTGGCGCAACTTCTTTCTTGCCGTCGACCGCGTGATGCATCTGGCGGAGCGGGTTCACATTCGGCCATTGCGCAAGGTGGCATTGAAACGCGCAGAGGCCTGGATGCTGGAGCGGTTTGAGAAGTCTGATGGACTGGGGGCGATCTATCCGGCTATGTTGAACTCGATCGTGGCTCTGCGATGCCTGGGGCGCTCGGTGGACGATCCCCAGTTGATTCGTGCGCTCGATGAGTTTGAGAAGCTTGGTATCGATTGTCCTGATGGCACGGACGACTATTCGACGCCTACGTTTCGCATGCAGCCCTGTTTTCCGCCGGTGTGGGATACGGCGCAGGCGATGTATGCGCTTGGTGAGGCAGGTGTTCGCAGAGACGATCCGCGGATGTTGAAGGCTGCGGATTGGATACTGTCGAAGGAAGTGCGTCAGAAGGGCGACTGGGCGGAGAAGGTCAAGAATGTTGAACCAGGCGGCTGGTACTTCGAGTTCAACAATGAGTTTTATCCGGATGTGGATGATACCGGGCAGGTTCTTCTTGCGCTCAACTGCGTGGAAAATCCGCGGGAACGGTATCAGTATGACGCCTGCCAGCGGGCTCTGAACTGGATTTGGGCGATGCAGTGCAAGAACGGTGGCTGGGCGAGTTTTGATCGCGACAACACCAAGATGATCTTCCAGTACATCCCGTTTGCGGACCATAACGCGATGCTTGATCCGCCGACGGTCGACATTTCCGGCCGGATGTTGGAGATGCTGGCGCTGTATGGCGTTGATAGAAGCGATCCACGTGTGGAGAAGGCGATTCAGTTCATCCTGAAGGAGCAGGAGTCTGACGGGAGCTGGTTCGGGCGCTGGGGCGTCAACTATCTCTACGGGACGTTTCTGGTGCTGCGCGGACTTGAGGCGATGGGTTTTTGGAATCACGAGCCAGCCGTGCAGCAGGCTGCCGAGTGGATTCGCATGGTGCAGAATGCGGACGGCGGCTGGGGCGAGACCTGTGGCACCTACGACGATCCGAATCAGCGCGGCATTGGACCGAGTACACCCTCGCAGACGGCGTGGGCTGTGCTTGGACTGCTCGCTGCCGGGGATACGCGTTCTGATTCCGTGGCCAAGGGTATTCGCTGGCTGGTGGATCGTCAGCATGAAGATGGAAGCTGGGATGAGCTTGTCCCCGGACGCAATGGCGAGAGCTACTACACGGGTACGGGGTTCCCGCGTGTGTTTTATCTCGGATACCACCTTTACAAACAGTACTTCCCGCTGCTGGCGTTGACGACCTACGAACGTGCCATGAAGAGCGGTACGGCTCACTAA
- the hpnH gene encoding adenosyl-hopene transferase HpnH, giving the protein MAVPVSQAWTVATYVLKQKLMGRKKYPLVLMLEPLFRCNLACAGCGKIQYPAHILKAELSPEDCFKAVEECGTPMVSIPGGEPLLHPQMPEIVAGLVARKKYVYMCTNALLLKEKLHLFKPSKYLSFSVHVDGQREHHDFSVCREGGYDIAMEGVRAAVAAGFRVTTNTTLFDGADPNSVRAHFDEMMTAGVESMMVSPGYTYDKAPDQNHFLGKAKSRRMFRAILSNRKKEWQFNTHPLFSEFLMGKQNFECTPWGMPTFSIFGWQKPCYLLQDGYADTFQELLDSTKWENYGAKSGNPQCANCMVHSGHEASAVDYNFGSLKGFLTTAKRYMFASLYPDEGAQKLLNEWRPEHTSPLIQIQAPVGTTKTELQSISGD; this is encoded by the coding sequence ATGGCAGTGCCAGTCTCGCAAGCCTGGACGGTTGCAACTTATGTTTTGAAGCAGAAGCTGATGGGCCGGAAGAAGTATCCGCTCGTGCTGATGCTGGAGCCGTTGTTTCGCTGCAACCTGGCGTGCGCCGGCTGCGGAAAGATTCAGTATCCCGCGCACATCCTGAAGGCAGAGCTCTCGCCTGAGGATTGCTTCAAGGCTGTGGAAGAGTGCGGTACGCCGATGGTTTCGATTCCCGGTGGGGAACCATTGCTGCATCCTCAGATGCCCGAGATCGTTGCCGGATTGGTAGCGCGCAAAAAGTACGTTTATATGTGCACCAATGCTCTGCTTCTGAAAGAGAAGCTGCACTTGTTCAAGCCAAGCAAGTATCTTTCTTTTTCAGTCCATGTGGACGGTCAGCGCGAGCATCATGACTTTTCGGTTTGCCGCGAAGGTGGATACGACATTGCGATGGAGGGGGTACGGGCTGCGGTTGCGGCTGGTTTCCGCGTTACGACCAACACCACCTTATTCGACGGGGCGGATCCGAATAGTGTTCGTGCCCACTTCGACGAGATGATGACAGCCGGCGTCGAAAGCATGATGGTTTCGCCGGGATATACCTACGATAAGGCGCCGGATCAGAATCACTTTCTCGGCAAAGCGAAGTCCCGCAGAATGTTTCGCGCCATACTCTCCAATCGTAAAAAAGAGTGGCAGTTCAATACTCATCCCCTCTTTTCCGAATTTCTGATGGGGAAGCAGAACTTTGAATGCACGCCGTGGGGAATGCCGACTTTCAGCATCTTCGGCTGGCAAAAGCCATGCTACCTGCTGCAGGATGGCTACGCGGATACCTTTCAAGAGCTGCTGGACTCCACGAAGTGGGAGAACTACGGCGCGAAGAGCGGTAATCCCCAGTGCGCGAACTGCATGGTGCACTCCGGACACGAGGCTTCTGCGGTCGACTATAACTTCGGCTCTCTGAAAGGCTTTTTGACCACGGCCAAGAGGTATATGTTTGCGTCTCTCTATCCTGATGAGGGCGCACAGAAGCTGCTCAACGAGTGGCGGCCGGAGCACACCAGTCCGCTGATTCAGATTCAAGCTCCAGTCGGGACAACGAAGACAGAACTGCAATCGATCTCAGGAGACTAG
- the hpnA gene encoding hopanoid-associated sugar epimerase: MRVFITGATGFVGGHVARSYAAAGASLRLLTRQTSRLDSLAGIDAEMVTGDLREPEKLRSALVGCDALVHVAADYRLWVRDPDQMYAANVNGTRELLKLACEAGVERVVYTSSVATMGFKKDGTIVDEESPVSLEEMIGHYKRSKFLGELEAIKAAKAGQQVMILNPTTPIGPGDSKPTPTGRIIVDFLNRNFPAYVDTGLNLVDVTEVARMHVVALERGTPGERYILGGENLTLKQILDRMSAITGLPSPTMKVPHAVAMAFAFFDENFTGRLRGKEPRATVEAVRMGKKMMFASSAKAERDLGFQVLPVYSALRAAIEWFVAHGYAPPLDGQAT; the protein is encoded by the coding sequence GTGCGCGTATTTATTACGGGAGCGACGGGCTTCGTTGGAGGCCATGTGGCCAGGAGTTATGCAGCGGCGGGCGCCAGCCTTCGGTTGCTGACTCGGCAGACGAGCCGGTTGGACTCCCTTGCTGGCATTGATGCAGAGATGGTGACCGGGGATCTTCGCGAGCCGGAGAAGCTGCGCTCCGCTTTGGTGGGTTGCGATGCTCTGGTTCATGTTGCCGCGGATTATCGTCTGTGGGTGCGTGATCCGGACCAGATGTATGCAGCCAATGTGAATGGCACGCGGGAGCTGCTGAAGCTCGCTTGCGAGGCTGGCGTCGAGCGTGTGGTCTATACCTCGAGCGTGGCGACGATGGGGTTCAAGAAAGATGGGACGATCGTGGATGAGGAGTCGCCGGTCTCGTTAGAGGAGATGATCGGCCATTACAAGCGGTCCAAGTTTCTTGGCGAGCTCGAGGCTATCAAAGCGGCGAAGGCTGGCCAGCAGGTGATGATCCTGAATCCTACGACGCCGATTGGGCCTGGCGATTCGAAGCCTACGCCTACGGGAAGGATTATCGTTGATTTTCTGAATAGAAATTTTCCTGCGTATGTGGATACCGGACTGAACCTGGTGGATGTGACCGAGGTGGCGCGGATGCATGTCGTCGCGCTCGAGCGGGGAACGCCGGGGGAGCGATACATTCTTGGTGGAGAGAATCTTACGCTGAAGCAGATTCTGGATCGTATGTCGGCGATCACGGGACTTCCTTCTCCGACGATGAAGGTGCCGCATGCCGTGGCGATGGCCTTTGCCTTCTTCGATGAAAACTTTACCGGCAGGTTGAGGGGCAAGGAGCCGCGTGCGACCGTTGAGGCCGTTCGAATGGGGAAGAAGATGATGTTTGCTTCTTCGGCGAAGGCGGAGCGGGATCTGGGATTTCAGGTGCTGCCTGTTTACAGCGCGCTGCGAGCGGCGATTGAATGGTTTGTCGCCCACGGGTATGCCCCGCCGCTGGATGGACAAGCGACATGA
- a CDS encoding phosphorylase family protein: MKGNIAIIAALEGELKPLVRGRGAGSWKRREVGKGCSVWEYRHADGCWIAACAGMGEVRAAIAFAEAEKVAGIDAVCSVGWAGALDGAIAAESVSGVSLVIDTKTGERFRPADFQSAWPVLATTTRVADEREKKRLAASYGAGLVDMEAATIARIALGKSIPFYSFKAVSDDAEARLPDLNPFVAENGRLKILPFLAHVAVRPGSWSGLMKLGRHSSAAAKNLAEALYGWLDESGSVRRSSGNYTEKQR, encoded by the coding sequence ATGAAGGGAAACATCGCGATTATTGCAGCGCTTGAAGGGGAACTGAAGCCGTTGGTTCGCGGTCGAGGTGCAGGGAGTTGGAAGCGGAGAGAGGTGGGGAAAGGATGTTCGGTGTGGGAGTATCGTCACGCGGATGGGTGTTGGATTGCCGCGTGTGCGGGCATGGGGGAAGTGAGGGCCGCTATTGCCTTTGCTGAGGCTGAGAAGGTTGCTGGGATCGATGCTGTTTGCTCTGTTGGGTGGGCGGGTGCTCTAGATGGAGCTATTGCGGCGGAGTCGGTTTCGGGTGTCTCTTTAGTCATCGATACGAAGACGGGAGAACGGTTTCGTCCGGCGGATTTTCAATCCGCATGGCCGGTGCTGGCAACTACGACGCGAGTAGCTGATGAGCGAGAGAAGAAGCGACTCGCTGCGAGTTATGGGGCGGGGCTTGTGGATATGGAAGCGGCTACGATTGCCCGGATAGCGTTAGGGAAAAGCATTCCATTCTACTCCTTCAAGGCCGTGTCGGATGATGCGGAGGCGCGGTTGCCAGATTTGAATCCGTTTGTTGCAGAGAATGGACGGTTGAAGATACTCCCGTTTTTGGCGCATGTTGCGGTGCGGCCGGGCTCGTGGTCGGGCTTGATGAAGTTGGGAAGACATAGTTCTGCCGCGGCTAAGAATCTGGCAGAGGCGCTCTATGGATGGTTGGATGAAAGCGGTTCGGTGCGCAGATCGAGCGGCAATTACACTGAGAAGCAGAGATAG
- a CDS encoding zinc-dependent dehydrogenase, translating to MSQIIPETMRAAVYRGVDDVRVETIAVPEIGDGEVLVKIHTCGICGTDLKKIHSGSHDAPRVFGHEMAGTIVQVGAGIEGFALGDRVMAYHHIPCGECYYCRKQTFAQCEVYKTVGCTAGFAPSGGGFAEYIRVMDWIVRRGLVKIPDDVPFEQAAFLEPVNTCYKAIQLLNLKADETVLVIGQGPIGILLAALARRTGANVLTSDLYKERHAVAAKFGLDRPVDAREDVVAAAKAATEGRGADVALLAVGSDALIKVAMESIRPGGRVVLFASTQHGEAPFDPAAVCMDEKTLMGSYSASVAIQDEVTRMVFDGYRNGFDLTNLISHRFSLEDAVTAIDLASHPQAGSMKIVIQPGG from the coding sequence ATGTCACAAATTATTCCTGAGACGATGCGTGCTGCGGTCTATCGCGGTGTAGATGATGTTCGGGTTGAGACGATTGCGGTGCCGGAGATCGGTGACGGCGAGGTGTTGGTAAAGATCCACACCTGTGGGATCTGCGGGACGGACTTGAAGAAGATTCATAGTGGTTCGCATGATGCGCCGCGCGTCTTTGGGCATGAGATGGCGGGGACGATTGTGCAAGTGGGTGCCGGGATTGAGGGGTTCGCTTTAGGAGATCGGGTGATGGCTTATCATCACATTCCTTGTGGCGAGTGCTATTACTGCCGCAAACAGACGTTCGCGCAATGTGAGGTTTATAAGACGGTCGGGTGTACTGCGGGGTTTGCGCCCTCTGGCGGCGGCTTTGCTGAGTACATTCGCGTGATGGACTGGATTGTGCGACGTGGGTTGGTGAAGATTCCGGACGATGTTCCGTTTGAGCAGGCGGCGTTTCTGGAGCCGGTGAATACCTGCTATAAGGCAATTCAGTTGCTCAATTTGAAGGCAGATGAGACGGTGCTGGTGATTGGCCAAGGACCGATTGGAATTTTGCTGGCTGCGCTGGCACGACGGACGGGAGCTAATGTTCTGACAAGTGATCTGTATAAAGAACGGCACGCTGTGGCAGCGAAGTTTGGGTTGGATCGTCCTGTTGATGCTCGTGAAGATGTTGTTGCGGCAGCGAAGGCGGCTACTGAAGGTCGTGGTGCGGATGTGGCTCTGTTGGCGGTTGGCAGCGATGCGCTGATCAAAGTTGCCATGGAGTCGATCCGGCCGGGCGGACGAGTGGTGCTGTTCGCCTCGACGCAGCATGGGGAGGCGCCGTTCGATCCTGCGGCTGTATGTATGGACGAGAAGACGTTGATGGGGTCTTACAGTGCGTCGGTGGCGATACAGGATGAAGTGACGCGGATGGTGTTCGACGGCTACCGTAACGGATTCGATCTGACGAACCTGATCTCGCACCGGTTTTCACTGGAGGATGCGGTGACGGCTATCGATCTGGCGTCGCATCCTCAGGCTGGTTCGATGAAGATTGTGATTCAGCCTGGAGGCTAG